In one Parvibaculum sp. genomic region, the following are encoded:
- the trpE gene encoding anthranilate synthase component I has product MISPSFDDFERAHAAGAAQVVYRRLVADLDTPVSAMLKIADGKPNSFLLESVEGGDARNRYSIIGLNPDAVWRARGDASEINRKARFDDAAFEPCQGGALASLRAFIEESRIDLPEDLPPMAAGVFGYMGYDMVRLMERLPDENPDALGLPDGLFVRPTIIAVFDSVKDEVTLVTPVRPEPGVTAKAAYARAEERLNDIVADFDRALTHAPQQLDVDALAEPTSNTPKERYFGMVERAKEYIAAGDIFQVVLSQRFETPFTLPPFSLYRALRRINPSPFLYFLNFADFAIVGSSPEILVRVRNNRVTIRPIAGTRHRGKNRAEDEAIGEELLADPKERAEHLMLLDLGRNDVGRVSKIGSVEVTEKFALQLTSHLIHIVSNVEGNLDPSYDAISALVAGFPAGTVSGAPKVRAMEIIDELELEKRGPYAGCVGYFSAAGEMDTCIVLRTAIVKDGKMYVQAGGGVVADSSSQGEYDESVNKAKALFRAADEAVRYASQAGKRQ; this is encoded by the coding sequence ATGATCTCGCCGTCCTTCGACGATTTCGAGCGTGCCCACGCGGCCGGCGCCGCGCAGGTCGTCTATCGCCGCCTCGTCGCCGATCTCGACACGCCGGTTTCGGCAATGCTGAAAATCGCCGACGGCAAGCCGAACAGCTTCCTGCTGGAATCGGTCGAAGGGGGCGACGCGCGCAACCGCTATTCGATCATCGGCCTCAACCCGGACGCTGTCTGGCGCGCCCGGGGCGATGCGTCGGAAATCAACCGCAAGGCGCGTTTCGACGACGCCGCTTTCGAGCCCTGCCAAGGCGGCGCGCTCGCGTCCCTGCGCGCCTTCATCGAGGAAAGCCGCATCGACCTGCCGGAAGACCTGCCGCCGATGGCGGCCGGCGTGTTCGGCTACATGGGTTACGACATGGTGCGGCTGATGGAGCGTCTGCCGGACGAGAACCCGGACGCACTCGGCCTGCCGGACGGACTGTTCGTCCGCCCGACGATCATCGCCGTCTTCGATTCCGTGAAGGACGAGGTGACGCTCGTCACGCCGGTGCGTCCCGAACCGGGCGTGACCGCCAAAGCCGCCTATGCCCGCGCCGAAGAACGCCTCAACGACATCGTCGCCGATTTCGACCGCGCGCTGACCCATGCGCCGCAGCAGCTCGATGTCGACGCCCTGGCCGAGCCGACATCGAACACGCCGAAGGAACGCTATTTCGGCATGGTCGAACGCGCGAAGGAATACATTGCCGCCGGCGACATCTTTCAGGTCGTGCTGTCGCAGCGTTTCGAAACGCCGTTCACGCTGCCGCCCTTCTCGCTCTACCGGGCGCTGCGCCGCATCAACCCCTCGCCCTTCCTCTATTTCCTCAACTTCGCCGATTTCGCGATTGTCGGATCGAGCCCGGAAATTCTGGTGCGTGTGCGCAACAACCGCGTCACCATCCGCCCGATCGCCGGCACGCGCCATCGCGGGAAGAACCGCGCCGAGGACGAGGCGATCGGCGAGGAATTGTTGGCCGACCCGAAAGAGCGCGCCGAGCATCTGATGCTGCTCGATCTCGGGCGCAACGATGTCGGCCGCGTTTCGAAAATCGGTTCGGTCGAAGTCACCGAGAAATTCGCGCTGCAACTGACCTCGCATCTCATCCACATCGTTTCCAATGTCGAGGGCAATCTCGACCCGTCTTACGACGCGATCTCCGCGCTGGTCGCCGGCTTCCCGGCCGGCACGGTTTCGGGCGCACCGAAGGTCCGCGCCATGGAAATCATCGACGAACTGGAACTTGAAAAGCGCGGGCCCTATGCCGGCTGCGTCGGTTATTTCTCGGCCGCCGGCGAAATGGACACCTGCATCGTGCTGCGCACCGCCATCGTGAAAGACGGCAAGATGTATGTGCAGGCCGGCGGCGGCGTCGTTGCCGACTCCAGCTCGCAAGGCGAGTACGACGAGAGCGTCAACAAGGCC
- a CDS encoding SurA N-terminal domain-containing protein has product MLDAMRRNASGWVAKVLIGLLVASFAVWGINDIFTGFGGDTVATVGDEKVDAIAFQRELRAEMNQFGQRLGQPVTLEMAQRFGIDRMALSRLMSLAALDGATRQMGLTVGDDTVGNDIVTDPALQSAFGTFDRDLFRQALQNQGITEERFVEQRRKYLARRQLIDVIDSGVAVPDTMIAAVGNYQEQSRTVGYVILPPSLVADVGEPDEETVQSVYQAGASAFTLPETRDFSIMVLEPEDITHTVTIDDDELAIAFEQRRGDYDKPERRDVVQIPFGTEAAAREAHEKLVSGTPVSEIVAGLGLTAADVESGMLSRDRFLSDEVAAAAFATAKGAFSEPVRGPLGWVVVQVRDIEPETRVEFETVKDELRAALELELARDQVYDIQNAIEDARAGGASLEDVARTNNLTVRQIASVTANGKTRNGDDVELPDLPNLLRNVYETEIGDAAPPQHTDDGYYWVQVDAIDPPHLKPLEEVRDEVVTLWRQQKRDAALIELAETLAARANKGESFETIAGELGRAVLTAPGMKRNLQSDTFSRQAVAKAFATGEGRVTWGPVGLGEGLVLMHIREVHDLELDPASDAYARARENVLDSIKADLIQTFVAGYQEELGYNVNTVLLRQLTATDTGQ; this is encoded by the coding sequence ATGCTGGACGCAATGCGAAGAAACGCCTCGGGCTGGGTTGCCAAGGTGCTGATCGGCCTTCTGGTGGCCAGCTTCGCGGTGTGGGGCATCAACGACATTTTCACCGGCTTCGGCGGCGATACGGTTGCGACCGTCGGCGACGAGAAAGTCGATGCGATCGCTTTCCAGCGCGAGCTTCGCGCCGAGATGAACCAGTTCGGCCAGCGCCTCGGCCAGCCCGTCACGCTTGAGATGGCGCAACGCTTCGGCATCGACCGCATGGCGCTGTCGCGGCTGATGAGCCTCGCTGCGCTCGACGGCGCCACCCGGCAAATGGGTCTCACGGTCGGCGACGACACGGTGGGCAACGACATTGTCACCGATCCGGCATTGCAGAGCGCCTTCGGCACCTTCGACCGGGACCTCTTCCGTCAGGCGCTGCAGAACCAGGGCATCACCGAGGAACGCTTCGTCGAGCAGCGGCGCAAGTATCTGGCGCGGCGTCAGCTGATTGACGTCATCGACAGCGGCGTCGCAGTGCCCGATACGATGATCGCCGCGGTCGGCAACTATCAGGAACAATCCCGCACCGTCGGCTACGTCATCCTGCCGCCGTCGCTGGTCGCCGATGTCGGCGAGCCCGATGAGGAAACGGTGCAATCGGTCTATCAGGCGGGCGCTTCGGCTTTCACGCTGCCCGAGACGCGCGATTTCAGCATCATGGTGCTGGAGCCTGAGGACATCACCCACACCGTGACGATCGACGACGACGAACTTGCCATCGCCTTCGAACAGCGGCGCGGTGACTACGACAAACCCGAGCGGCGCGACGTCGTGCAGATCCCCTTCGGCACGGAAGCCGCGGCGCGCGAAGCCCATGAGAAGCTCGTTTCGGGGACGCCGGTGTCGGAAATTGTCGCCGGTCTCGGCCTCACCGCCGCCGATGTCGAATCCGGCATGCTCTCGCGCGACCGGTTCCTGTCGGATGAAGTCGCTGCGGCGGCTTTCGCGACCGCCAAGGGCGCGTTCAGCGAACCCGTTCGGGGGCCGCTGGGCTGGGTCGTCGTTCAGGTCCGCGACATCGAACCCGAAACGCGCGTCGAATTCGAGACCGTGAAGGACGAGCTGCGTGCCGCGCTCGAACTCGAACTGGCGCGCGACCAGGTCTACGACATCCAGAACGCCATCGAGGACGCGCGCGCCGGCGGCGCCTCGCTCGAGGACGTCGCGCGGACCAACAACCTGACCGTCCGCCAGATCGCATCCGTCACCGCGAACGGCAAGACGCGGAACGGCGATGACGTCGAACTGCCCGACCTGCCGAACCTGCTACGCAACGTCTACGAGACCGAGATCGGCGACGCGGCGCCGCCGCAGCACACCGACGACGGCTATTACTGGGTTCAGGTCGACGCGATCGACCCGCCGCATCTGAAACCGCTTGAGGAAGTCCGCGATGAGGTCGTCACCCTGTGGCGGCAACAGAAGCGCGACGCGGCGCTGATCGAACTGGCCGAAACGCTGGCGGCGCGCGCCAACAAGGGCGAGAGCTTCGAGACGATCGCCGGCGAGCTCGGCCGCGCCGTCCTGACCGCGCCCGGCATGAAGCGCAACCTGCAGAGCGATACATTCTCGCGCCAGGCCGTGGCCAAGGCTTTCGCGACGGGCGAAGGCCGCGTCACCTGGGGCCCGGTCGGTCTCGGCGAGGGACTCGTGCTGATGCATATTCGCGAAGTTCACGACCTCGAACTCGATCCGGCCTCGGACGCCTATGCCCGTGCCCGCGAGAACGTGCTCGATTCGATCAAGGCCGACCTGATCCAGACCTTCGTTGCCGGCTACCAGGAAGAGCTCGGCTACAACGTCAACACGGTGCTTCTGCGGCAACTGACGGCGACGGACACCGGCCAATGA
- the tpiA gene encoding triose-phosphate isomerase — protein MAARIKPLVAGNWKMNGLGASKKEVVALKRKLAGKKKPACDVLVCPPATLIAALKEAAKGSKIAIGGQDCHAKASGAHTGDIAAEMLKDAGATYVIAGHSERRADHGETDAVVRAKAEAAHRAGLIAIVCVGETEAERDAGKTLSLIKGQLKGSLPDAATAKTTVIAYEPVWAIGTGRTPTADDVAKVHAAIRKSLEARFGAEGAKMRILYGGSVKPSNAAELMGVANVNGALVGGASLKADDFWGIISAYC, from the coding sequence ATGGCGGCGCGGATCAAACCGTTGGTGGCGGGCAACTGGAAGATGAACGGCTTGGGTGCGTCGAAGAAGGAAGTCGTTGCGCTGAAGCGGAAGCTGGCCGGCAAGAAGAAGCCCGCCTGCGACGTGCTGGTCTGCCCGCCGGCGACGCTGATTGCTGCGCTGAAGGAAGCAGCCAAGGGATCGAAGATCGCCATTGGCGGCCAGGACTGCCATGCAAAGGCGAGCGGCGCACATACCGGCGACATCGCGGCCGAGATGCTGAAGGACGCGGGCGCCACTTATGTCATCGCCGGACATTCGGAGCGCCGCGCCGATCACGGCGAGACGGACGCCGTGGTGAGGGCCAAGGCCGAGGCCGCGCACCGCGCGGGCCTGATCGCCATCGTCTGCGTCGGCGAGACGGAGGCCGAGCGCGATGCGGGCAAGACGCTCAGCCTCATCAAGGGCCAGTTGAAAGGCTCGTTGCCGGACGCCGCGACCGCGAAGACGACCGTGATTGCCTATGAGCCCGTATGGGCGATCGGCACGGGGCGCACGCCGACGGCGGACGACGTGGCGAAGGTCCATGCCGCGATCCGCAAGAGCCTCGAAGCGCGCTTCGGCGCCGAGGGCGCGAAGATGCGCATTCTCTATGGCGGCTCGGTGAAGCCATCCAATGCGGCCGAATTGATGGGCGTCGCCAATGTCAACGGCGCGCTGGTCGGCGGCGCGAGCCTGAAAGCGGATGATTTCTGGGGAATTATTTCGGCTTATTGCTGA
- a CDS encoding cold-shock protein, with the protein MANGTVKWFNGQKGFGFIQPDGGDKDVFVHISAVERAGMSTLNEGQKIAYDLETDQRSGKVSAANLRSA; encoded by the coding sequence ATGGCGAACGGAACAGTTAAGTGGTTCAACGGTCAAAAGGGTTTCGGCTTCATCCAGCCGGACGGCGGCGACAAGGACGTTTTCGTCCACATTTCGGCGGTTGAACGCGCCGGCATGAGCACGCTGAACGAAGGCCAGAAGATCGCTTACGATCTCGAGACCGATCAGCGCAGCGGCAAGGTTTCGGCCGCGAATCTGCGCTCGGCTTGA
- a CDS encoding DUF4386 family protein codes for MIDKTHDRWTALLLAGHIVLLFAGFTILAAVFDFPEVLRLPAPERLALFQDGQSVIMPTYWMLAMTGITQVLLTVLLWRTLGPAAGTAATLALVFGILTGFGQAMGFGRWAILIPWLAERMADPSTTEAGHEAIALMEGAFNRYAGMLVGEHLSNICWGFWLFFTGLTVRRSGVLDARIGRAMMALSPLMFILAAEQLGFEGPILGLLTDFGFPLLALVHFALAWQILRRPEGAAAQPLGIGAGVAGVVLYVAMIWPAIAG; via the coding sequence ATGATCGACAAGACCCATGACCGCTGGACCGCCCTGCTGCTGGCCGGCCATATCGTTCTGCTCTTTGCCGGCTTCACGATCCTTGCCGCCGTCTTCGATTTCCCGGAGGTGCTGCGCCTTCCCGCGCCGGAACGGCTGGCGCTCTTCCAGGACGGCCAATCCGTCATCATGCCGACCTACTGGATGCTGGCCATGACCGGCATCACGCAGGTGCTGCTGACCGTCCTGCTCTGGCGGACGCTTGGCCCTGCCGCCGGCACCGCCGCCACCCTCGCTCTTGTTTTCGGCATCCTCACCGGCTTCGGTCAGGCGATGGGTTTCGGGCGCTGGGCGATCCTCATTCCCTGGCTTGCCGAACGCATGGCCGATCCGTCGACCACCGAGGCGGGCCATGAAGCGATTGCGCTGATGGAAGGTGCGTTCAACCGCTATGCCGGCATGCTGGTCGGCGAACACCTCTCGAATATCTGCTGGGGCTTCTGGCTGTTCTTTACCGGCCTCACGGTCCGGCGCAGCGGCGTACTCGATGCACGCATCGGCCGGGCGATGATGGCGCTGAGCCCGCTGATGTTCATCCTCGCGGCCGAACAACTCGGCTTCGAGGGACCGATCCTCGGTCTACTGACGGATTTCGGATTTCCGCTGCTGGCGCTCGTCCACTTCGCACTCGCCTGGCAGATCCTGCGGCGTCCGGAAGGCGCGGCGGCGCAACCGCTCGGCATCGGCGCCGGCGTTGCGGGTGTCGTTCTCTATGTCGCGATGATCTGGCCGGCGATTGCCGGTTAG
- a CDS encoding AraC family transcriptional regulator, whose product MSSDTAIPENDVTSSGLLALVISTLRLKAPELLPEEIVMPDCALAHAPASIKRRLLTAAYAAKGAGFILDMGQRIKQIGFDPVMHVMLRSATPQVMAGKFQRFEQFTHSRHRCEIAADGEGGLAIRRFSVSGPPPVAVENLLIAGLLKAMLEEIGCREVTAEPGPEPFDRFHLRWAAFMPAHAGSDPMGMEAQRAREPLKVYGVDEARPLARRVVRLLTADISRNWACAEMARELGLSARTFQRRLKEEGTSLSAITRAVRTREACQLLTGSDFKLTEIGYWCGFSDSPHFSREFRRALGVPPALYRQTAA is encoded by the coding sequence ATGTCCAGCGACACCGCCATCCCCGAGAATGACGTCACCAGCTCCGGCCTGCTGGCGCTGGTGATCTCGACGCTCAGGCTCAAGGCGCCGGAACTGTTGCCGGAAGAGATCGTCATGCCCGATTGCGCCCTGGCGCATGCGCCGGCGTCGATCAAGCGGCGGCTGCTGACAGCGGCTTATGCGGCGAAGGGCGCAGGCTTCATTCTCGACATGGGCCAGCGCATCAAGCAGATCGGTTTCGACCCGGTTATGCATGTGATGCTGCGTTCGGCGACGCCGCAGGTGATGGCCGGCAAGTTCCAGCGTTTCGAGCAGTTCACCCATTCGCGTCACCGCTGCGAGATCGCGGCGGACGGCGAGGGCGGGCTTGCCATCCGCCGGTTTTCGGTCTCCGGCCCGCCGCCGGTCGCGGTCGAGAACCTGCTGATCGCGGGGCTGCTGAAGGCCATGCTCGAGGAGATCGGCTGCCGGGAGGTGACGGCCGAACCGGGGCCGGAGCCCTTCGATCGGTTTCACCTGCGCTGGGCGGCCTTCATGCCCGCCCATGCCGGTAGCGATCCGATGGGGATGGAGGCGCAGCGCGCCCGCGAGCCGCTGAAGGTCTATGGCGTCGACGAGGCCCGGCCGCTCGCCCGGCGCGTGGTCCGGCTGTTGACCGCCGACATTTCCCGCAACTGGGCCTGTGCCGAAATGGCAAGGGAACTGGGGCTTTCAGCCCGGACCTTCCAGCGGCGTCTGAAGGAGGAGGGGACGAGCCTTTCGGCCATCACGCGCGCCGTGCGGACCCGCGAGGCCTGCCAGTTGCTGACCGGCAGCGATTTCAAGCTGACCGAGATCGGCTATTGGTGCGGCTTCTCCGACAGCCCGCATTTTTCGCGGGAATTCCGGCGCGCGCTGGGCGTGCCTCCGGCCCTTTACCGGCAAACGGCGGCCTGA
- the secG gene encoding preprotein translocase subunit SecG translates to MATIILIVHLMIAIALVASVLLQRSEGGALGIGGGGDGFVSSRGAGSMLTRTTAILAAMFMTTSLVLGILASRGGSADSVLDRVAPAPQTLSDDDLPQVPAPLGTEFAPAEEAPAAPEPAEPSVPRAE, encoded by the coding sequence ATGGCGACCATCATTCTCATTGTTCATCTGATGATCGCGATTGCGCTGGTGGCGTCCGTGCTGCTGCAGCGCTCCGAAGGTGGCGCGCTCGGGATCGGCGGCGGCGGCGACGGCTTCGTGTCGAGCCGAGGCGCCGGTAGCATGCTGACCCGCACGACGGCCATTCTGGCCGCCATGTTCATGACGACAAGCCTGGTGCTGGGCATTCTCGCCTCGCGCGGCGGCTCGGCCGACTCGGTGCTCGACCGCGTGGCGCCGGCGCCGCAGACCTTGTCGGACGACGACCTGCCGCAAGTGCCGGCGCCGCTCGGCACCGAATTCGCACCCGCCGAAGAGGCCCCGGCCGCGCCGGAACCGGCCGAACCGAGCGTACCCCGGGCCGAATAA
- a CDS encoding CTP synthase: MTRYIFITGGVVSSLGKGLASAALGALLQARGYSVRLRKLDPYLNVDPGTMSPIQHGEVYVTDDGAETDLDLGHYERFTGVPASRADNITTGRIYQDIIARERRGDYLGGTVQVIPHVTDAIKEFVLSGNEDVDFVLCEIGGTVGDIEGLPFFEAIRQLGNELDRGQTCFIHLTLLPFIPSAGEMKTKPTQHSVKELRSIGIQPDVLMCRCDRPIPKDERRKIALFCNVRESAVIEAMDVDTIYDVPHAYHMEGLDAEVLAVFGIKDAPAPDLAKWQTITHNIREPEGDVTIAIVGKYTGLKDAYKSLSEALVHGGIANKVRVNVKWVESEVFDSEDTAHYLEDVDGILVPGGFGERGSEGKIRAAEFARTRNVPYFGICFGMQMAVIEALRNIGGLEGASSTEFGPTNEPVVGLMTEWMRENELVKRAAHGDLGGTMRLGAYDAVLAEGSRVAQIYGSTRINERHRHRYEVNMTYREQIEAAGLVMSGVSPDGLLPEIIEIPDHPWYIGVQYHPELKSKPFEPHPLFRSFVEAAVEQSRLV; the protein is encoded by the coding sequence ATGACGCGGTACATCTTCATCACCGGCGGCGTGGTTTCCTCCCTCGGCAAGGGTCTCGCTTCCGCAGCGCTCGGCGCGCTCCTGCAGGCGCGCGGCTATTCCGTGCGGCTTCGGAAACTCGACCCCTATCTGAACGTCGATCCAGGCACGATGTCGCCGATCCAGCACGGCGAGGTCTATGTGACCGACGACGGGGCGGAGACCGACCTCGACCTCGGCCATTACGAGCGCTTCACCGGCGTGCCGGCAAGCCGCGCCGACAACATCACCACCGGCCGCATCTATCAGGACATCATCGCGCGCGAACGCCGCGGCGACTACTTGGGCGGCACGGTGCAGGTGATCCCGCATGTGACCGACGCGATCAAGGAATTCGTGCTCTCGGGCAACGAGGATGTCGACTTCGTGCTCTGCGAGATCGGCGGCACGGTGGGCGACATCGAGGGCCTGCCCTTCTTCGAGGCGATCCGCCAGCTCGGCAACGAACTCGACCGCGGCCAGACCTGCTTCATCCATCTGACGCTGTTGCCGTTCATTCCGTCGGCCGGCGAAATGAAAACCAAGCCGACGCAGCATTCGGTGAAGGAACTGCGCTCGATCGGCATCCAGCCCGACGTGCTGATGTGCCGTTGCGACCGCCCGATCCCCAAGGATGAGCGGCGCAAGATCGCGCTCTTCTGCAATGTCCGCGAGAGTGCTGTCATCGAGGCGATGGATGTCGACACGATCTACGACGTACCGCACGCCTATCACATGGAAGGGCTCGACGCCGAGGTGCTGGCCGTTTTCGGCATCAAGGATGCGCCGGCGCCCGATCTCGCCAAGTGGCAGACCATCACGCATAACATACGCGAGCCGGAAGGCGATGTGACCATCGCCATCGTCGGCAAGTACACCGGCCTCAAGGACGCCTACAAGTCGCTGTCGGAAGCGCTGGTGCATGGCGGCATCGCCAACAAGGTGCGTGTCAACGTCAAATGGGTGGAGTCGGAGGTGTTCGATTCCGAGGACACCGCGCATTACCTCGAAGACGTCGACGGCATTCTGGTGCCGGGCGGCTTTGGCGAACGCGGCTCGGAAGGGAAAATCCGCGCTGCCGAATTCGCCCGCACCCGCAACGTTCCCTATTTCGGCATCTGTTTCGGCATGCAGATGGCGGTGATCGAGGCACTCAGGAATATCGGCGGCCTCGAAGGCGCAAGCTCAACGGAGTTCGGGCCGACCAACGAGCCGGTCGTCGGCCTGATGACCGAATGGATGCGCGAGAACGAACTGGTGAAGCGCGCCGCCCACGGCGATCTCGGCGGCACCATGCGGCTCGGCGCCTACGACGCGGTGCTGGCGGAAGGAAGCCGCGTCGCGCAGATCTACGGCTCGACCCGCATCAACGAGCGCCACCGCCACCGCTACGAAGTCAACATGACCTATCGCGAACAAATCGAGGCGGCGGGGCTCGTCATGTCAGGCGTCTCGCCCGACGGGCTGTTGCCCGAGATCATCGAGATACCGGATCACCCCTGGTATATCGGCGTCCAGTACCACCCGGAGCTGAAGTCGAAGCCCTTCGAGCCGCATCCGCTGTTCCGCTCCTTCGTCGAAGCGGCGGTCGAGCAGAGCCGGTTGGTCTAG
- a CDS encoding phytanoyl-CoA dioxygenase family protein: MPKLQTLPATASADEILAVLKRDGALILKDALTPAQLAQVRAETMPYIEATEFGRDDFTGNLTTRTGALVARSPACRDMVMNKTVVEAANAFLKPFCERIQLHLTQVIRITPGQKKQQIHRDRWAWGTYLKGLEPQFNTIWAMTDFTKENGATQVCPGSLDWPDDYQPKDEEIGYAEMSAGSVLIYSGGVFHGGGANVSNGDRIGINITYTLGWLRQEENQYLSCPPEIAKTLDPGLQALIGYSMGSYALGYYTPPLPAGEGPEVVPPEFALGKLDPAAAQFGSEELRAQVSAQIRGEKQTA, translated from the coding sequence ATGCCGAAACTTCAGACGCTGCCTGCCACCGCGTCGGCCGATGAAATTCTGGCGGTGCTGAAACGCGACGGTGCGCTGATCCTGAAAGATGCGCTGACGCCGGCGCAACTCGCGCAGGTACGCGCCGAGACCATGCCCTATATCGAGGCGACGGAATTCGGCCGCGACGATTTCACCGGCAATCTGACGACCCGCACCGGCGCCCTTGTCGCCCGCTCGCCGGCCTGCCGAGACATGGTGATGAACAAGACCGTTGTCGAAGCGGCGAACGCCTTCCTCAAGCCCTTCTGCGAGCGCATCCAGCTTCACCTGACGCAGGTCATCCGCATCACGCCGGGCCAGAAGAAGCAGCAGATCCATCGCGACCGCTGGGCCTGGGGCACCTACCTCAAGGGCCTCGAACCGCAGTTCAATACCATCTGGGCGATGACCGACTTCACGAAGGAAAACGGCGCCACGCAGGTCTGCCCCGGCAGCCTCGACTGGCCGGACGATTATCAGCCCAAGGACGAAGAGATCGGATACGCCGAAATGTCGGCGGGCTCGGTGCTGATCTATTCGGGCGGCGTTTTTCACGGCGGCGGCGCGAACGTCTCCAATGGCGACCGCATCGGCATCAACATCACCTACACGCTGGGCTGGCTCCGGCAGGAGGAGAACCAGTATCTCTCCTGCCCGCCCGAGATCGCAAAGACGCTCGACCCCGGGCTTCAGGCGCTGATCGGCTATTCGATGGGAAGCTACGCGCTCGGCTATTACACGCCGCCGCTGCCGGCCGGCGAAGGCCCGGAAGTCGTGCCGCCGGAATTCGCACTCGGCAAGCTCGATCCCGCCGCCGCGCAATTCGGATCGGAAGAGCTGCGCGCGCAGGTCTCGGCGCAGATCAGGGGCGAGAAGCAGACGGCCTAG
- a CDS encoding TetR/AcrR family transcriptional regulator — translation MPKKIDHNARRRDIARAAISVIGEQGIDNTRLVDVARAANATTGAITHYFEGKDALLLAALDRLAQDILHAIRHATADDDLVELAALLLPVDEQRLRDWRVWLSFFGRAVGDPALARINKAYYEEFRDGIAGLIRAQQKLGKLSRDIAPASTADAIISVIDGFGVRTSLEREEWPPERQRQQLEAMLRPLLPSR, via the coding sequence ATGCCAAAAAAGATCGACCACAATGCCCGCCGCCGCGACATCGCCAGAGCCGCCATCTCCGTGATCGGCGAACAGGGCATCGACAACACGCGACTGGTCGATGTGGCCCGCGCCGCAAACGCGACGACCGGCGCCATCACCCATTATTTCGAGGGCAAGGATGCCTTGCTGCTGGCGGCGCTGGATCGTCTCGCGCAGGACATTCTCCATGCCATTCGTCACGCGACCGCCGACGACGACCTTGTCGAACTGGCGGCGCTTCTGCTGCCCGTCGACGAACAGCGGCTGCGCGACTGGCGCGTCTGGCTGAGCTTCTTCGGCCGCGCCGTCGGCGACCCCGCCCTCGCCCGCATCAACAAGGCCTATTACGAGGAATTTCGCGACGGCATCGCCGGCCTCATCCGCGCCCAGCAGAAGCTCGGAAAGCTGAGCCGCGACATCGCACCCGCAAGCACCGCCGACGCGATCATTTCGGTCATTGACGGCTTTGGCGTCCGTACCTCGCTGGAGCGCGAGGAGTGGCCGCCCGAACGCCAGCGACAACAACTCGAAGCCATGCTGCGCCCGCTTTTGCCGTCGCGCTGA
- the queF gene encoding preQ(1) synthase encodes MAKKPAGLKQLGKAAPLPASPGEAVLERVVNPHADTDYVARFTVPEFTSICPVTGQPDFAHLVIDYVPGKWLVESKSLKLYMQSFRNHGAFHEDCTVAIGKRLVDTLKPKWLRIGGYWYPRGGIPIDVFWQKGRLPAGLWVPDQGVAPYRGRG; translated from the coding sequence ATGGCGAAGAAGCCGGCAGGCCTGAAACAACTCGGCAAGGCGGCGCCCCTGCCCGCCTCGCCCGGCGAGGCGGTGCTGGAACGCGTCGTCAATCCGCATGCCGACACCGATTATGTGGCGCGCTTCACGGTGCCTGAATTCACTTCGATCTGTCCGGTCACCGGCCAGCCCGACTTCGCGCATCTCGTCATCGACTATGTGCCCGGCAAATGGCTGGTCGAGTCGAAATCGCTGAAGCTCTACATGCAGTCCTTCCGCAATCACGGCGCGTTTCACGAGGACTGCACGGTCGCCATCGGCAAACGGCTGGTCGACACGCTGAAGCCGAAATGGCTCCGCATCGGCGGCTACTGGTATCCGCGCGGCGGCATACCGATCGACGTCTTCTGGCAAAAGGGCCGGCTCCCTGCCGGTCTCTGGGTGCCGGACCAGGGCGTCGCGCCCTATCGCGGACGCGGCTGA
- a CDS encoding 6-carboxytetrahydropterin synthase, with protein sequence MKIYKEFHFDAAHFLPYAEEGHPNRRMHGHSFRVVVWLAGKPAADTGILRHFEDVEREVMAVREKLDHHLLNEIDGLEFPTLERIAAWIWNELAKPLPEIARVEVHRGSCREGCVYDGPESE encoded by the coding sequence ATGAAGATATATAAAGAGTTCCATTTCGACGCCGCGCATTTCCTCCCTTACGCGGAGGAAGGCCATCCGAACCGCCGGATGCACGGTCATTCGTTCCGTGTCGTGGTGTGGCTAGCGGGCAAGCCCGCGGCCGACACCGGCATCCTTCGCCATTTCGAGGATGTCGAGCGCGAGGTCATGGCGGTGCGCGAGAAACTCGATCATCATCTGCTTAACGAGATCGACGGCCTCGAATTTCCGACGCTGGAGCGGATCGCCGCCTGGATATGGAACGAACTCGCAAAGCCGTTGCCCGAGATCGCGCGGGTCGAGGTTCATCGCGGTTCGTGCCGCGAGGGCTGCGTCTATGACGGGCCCGAAAGCGAATGA